The DNA sequence AGCCGCTTCCCTTCGCCGCCCGCGAGCACGATGCCGAAGATCTTCTTGCCTGCTGCCATAGGCACCACAGTAGAGGCAACCGGAGGGCTGTACTAGCGTTCTCGTCATGCGCGTTGATCTTCTGACCAAGGAGTACCCGCCGGACATCTACGGCGGCGCGGGGGTGCACGTGACCGAGCTGGTGCGCGCGCTGAGGACCGACACGGAGGTGCTGGTCCGCTGCTTCGGCGAGCCGAGGGACGAGGCGGACACCTTCGCGTACCGCGTCCCCGCGGAGCTCGCGGCGGCCAACGGATCGATCACCACGCTCGGGGTCGACCTCCAGATGGCGCAGGACTGCGGGGGAGCGGACGTCGTCCACTCGCACACCTGGTACGCCAACGCCGGCGGCCACCTGGCCAAGCTCCTGCACGGCGTCCCGCACGTCGTCACCGCGCACAGCCTGGAGCCGCTGCGGCCGTGGAAGGCCGAGCAGCTCGGCGGCGGCTACCGCGTCTCCAGCTGGATCGAGAAGACGGCGTTCGAAGCGGCCGACATGGTCATCGCCGTGAGCGACGGCATGCGCCGCGACATCCTCGCCTCGTACCCGGCTCTGGACCCGCAGAAGGTCACCGTCGTCTACAACGGCATCGACCTGGAGCGCTGGACCCCGCTGCACGACGCGGACACGGCGCGTGCGCTCGGCATCGACCCCGACCGCCCCGCCATCATCTTCGTCGGGCGGATCACCCGGCAGAAGGGCCTCCCGTACCTGCTGCGCGCCGCCCGGCTGCTGCCGCCGGAGGTGCAGGTCATCCTGTGCGCCGGTGCGCCGGACACGCCGGAGATCCTCGCCGAGGTCACCGGGCTGGTCGAGGGGCTGCAGGCCGAGCGCGACGGCGTCGTCTGGATCGACCGGCTGCTGCCGAACGACGAGCTGCGTGCGGCGCTGACGGCCTCCACCGTCTTCGTCTGCCCGTCGATCTACGAGCCGCTCGGGATCGTGAACCTGGAGGCCATGGCCTGCGGGCTCCCGGTCGTCGGGACCGCGACCGGCGGGATCCCGGAGGTCATCGTCGACGGCGTGACCGGCCGGCTGGTGCCGATCCAGCAGCTCCAGGACGGCACGGGGACGCCGACCGACCCGGAGACGTTCGTCCGCGACCTGGCGGCGGCGCTGACCGAGGTCGCCTCCGACCCGGAGCGCGCGGCCCGGATGGGCGCCGCGGGACGCGCACGCGCCGAGGCCGAGTTCAGCTGGACGGCGATCGCGGAGCAGACCCGCGCCATCTACCGGTCCGTGACCTCCGCCTGACGCCGGTAGGCTAGAGCGCATGGCAGGCAGTGTTCTCCGACTTCACGATGTGTCCGTAGTCCGGGACGGCAACCCCGTCCTCCAGAACGTGGACTGGACGGTGGAGCCGGACGAGCGCTGGGTCATCCTCGGCCCGAACGGCGCAGGCAAGACCACGATGCTGCAGATCGCCGCCGCGGCGATCCACCCGTCCTCGGGGGAGGCCGTGGTGCTCGGCGAGACCGTCGGCCAGAGCGACCTGTCCGAGCTGCGCCCGCTGCTCGGCTTCGCCTCGACCGCGCTGGCCCGGCGCATCCCGCGCACCGAGCGTGTGCTCGACGTGGTGATGACCGCGGCGTACGCCGTGACCGGCCGCTGGAACGAGCTGTACGAGGACATCGACGAGCGCCGCGCCCGCCGCGTGCTCTCCGAGTGGCACCTCGACCACCTCGCCGAGCGCACCTTCGGCAGCCTGAGCGACGGCGAGCAGAAGCGCGTGCAGATCGCCCGCTCCGTGATGACCGACCCGGAGATCCTGCTGCTGGACGAGCCGGCCGCGAGCCTCGACCTCGGCGGCCGCGAGGAGCTGGTGCAGCTCCTCGGCGGCTACGCCAGCGACCCGAAGTCCCCGGCGATCGTCATGGTCACGCACCACGTGGAGGAGATCCCGCTCGGCTTCAACCGCGCGCTCCTGCTGAAGGACGGCCGCGTCACCGCGCAGGGCCCGATCGGCGAGGTGCTCACGAGCGAGTCGCTCAGCGAGACCTTCGGCGTCGACGTGGAGCTCACCGAGACCGAGGGCCGCTTCACCGCCCGGGCGCGTCAGGCAACGAGCGACTGAGGTATCTGCTAAACTCGATAGCTGGTTCCCCGCACGATCCATCGATCTGGCAGGTGCGAACCGAAAAGCTTCCCGTCAACGCGCTTTCGCGCGCGGACACGACCGACCGAACACTACGCAACAAGGAAGTCCTCATGAAGACTGGCATCCACCCCGACTACGCCCCAGTGGTTTTCCGCGACCTGGCCTCGGGTGCGACCTTCCTGACCCGCTCCACCGTGAGCAGCGACAAGACCATCGAGTGGGAGGACGGCAACACCTACCCGGTCATCGACGTCGAGATCTCCTCGGAGTCGCACCCGTTCTACACGGGCAAGCAGCGCATCCTCGACTCGGCCGGCCGTGTCGAGAAGTTCAACACGCGCTACAAGAACTTCGGCAAGTAAGCCGCACGCAGAAGGCCCCCGTCTTCCGACGGGGGCCTTCTGCGTGCGCTCGGTCGCTCAGTAGGTCCGGTAGCCGTGCGAGGCAGCGATGGCGAAACCGACGATGACCAGGATGAAGACGAGGATGCCGATGGCCACCTCGACGAAGCCGATGATGACGGCGGCGAGGGCGAGGCCGCGGCCCTGCTCCCCGGTGCGCTTGATCTGGGAGAGGGCGACGAAGCCGAGGATGATTCCCACGACGCTCACGAAGAACGCCAGGATGAACGCCACGATCGACATCGTGTTGTAGCCGGGCTGCGCCGGCGGCTGGTAGGCGCCGTACTGCGGTTGCTGTGGCTGCTGCGGCGGGAGGGGCTGCGGGTTCAGGTCGGAGTCACTCATGTGTGGAACACTAGCGTCCTCCGCGCCGCCGCAGCAGCCCCCAACCCGTGGGGCGCGGGCGCCGTCAGGCGGGCCAGGCGTGCACCGGCCAGGCGCCGGACGCCGTGAACTCCGGGTCCCGGGCGCGACGCATGTACTCCTGGAAGTCGGCCGCCTGTTCGCGGCACCAGTCCACCTGCTTGGTGTGCAGCTCCAGGGCGCCCATGGCGAGCTCTTCGGCGTGACGCTGGGCGAGCGCCTGCGCCAGCCGGCCCGCGGCAATGGCGTCCGCGCCGGCGTCGTGTGCGGCGATCAGCTCGACGCCGTAGTGCGTCGCGGTGACCGTGAGCGTGCGCTTGCCGGGGCGGTAGCGGTCCACCGCGCGGTCGATCACGAGCGGGTCGATGATCGGGCCGGGGGAGTGCAGCGGCTCGACGCCGTGGCGGCGCGCCTCCCGGTCGAGCAGCGTGAAGTCGTACGGCGCGTTGTAGGCGACCACGGGGATGCCGCGGTCGAACAGGCGACGGAGCTGGTCGACGATCGCGTCGACGCCGGCCCCGGCGTCCATGCCTTTCTCGCGGGCGAGCTCGGTCGTGATGCCGTGGACGGCGGTGGCCTCGGCGGGGATCTCCACCTCGGGGTCGAGCAGCCAGTACCGGCCGTGCCGCACCTCGCCGTTCTCGCCGAGCAGCCCGACGTGGGCGGTGACGATCCGCGC is a window from the Leifsonia shinshuensis genome containing:
- a CDS encoding DUF4190 domain-containing protein; translated protein: MSDSDLNPQPLPPQQPQQPQYGAYQPPAQPGYNTMSIVAFILAFFVSVVGIILGFVALSQIKRTGEQGRGLALAAVIIGFVEVAIGILVFILVIVGFAIAASHGYRTY
- the glgA gene encoding glycogen synthase, producing the protein MRVDLLTKEYPPDIYGGAGVHVTELVRALRTDTEVLVRCFGEPRDEADTFAYRVPAELAAANGSITTLGVDLQMAQDCGGADVVHSHTWYANAGGHLAKLLHGVPHVVTAHSLEPLRPWKAEQLGGGYRVSSWIEKTAFEAADMVIAVSDGMRRDILASYPALDPQKVTVVYNGIDLERWTPLHDADTARALGIDPDRPAIIFVGRITRQKGLPYLLRAARLLPPEVQVILCAGAPDTPEILAEVTGLVEGLQAERDGVVWIDRLLPNDELRAALTASTVFVCPSIYEPLGIVNLEAMACGLPVVGTATGGIPEVIVDGVTGRLVPIQQLQDGTGTPTDPETFVRDLAAALTEVASDPERAARMGAAGRARAEAEFSWTAIAEQTRAIYRSVTSA
- a CDS encoding type B 50S ribosomal protein L31 translates to MKTGIHPDYAPVVFRDLASGATFLTRSTVSSDKTIEWEDGNTYPVIDVEISSESHPFYTGKQRILDSAGRVEKFNTRYKNFGK
- a CDS encoding ABC transporter ATP-binding protein; translated protein: MAGSVLRLHDVSVVRDGNPVLQNVDWTVEPDERWVILGPNGAGKTTMLQIAAAAIHPSSGEAVVLGETVGQSDLSELRPLLGFASTALARRIPRTERVLDVVMTAAYAVTGRWNELYEDIDERRARRVLSEWHLDHLAERTFGSLSDGEQKRVQIARSVMTDPEILLLDEPAASLDLGGREELVQLLGGYASDPKSPAIVMVTHHVEEIPLGFNRALLLKDGRVTAQGPIGEVLTSESLSETFGVDVELTETEGRFTARARQATSD
- a CDS encoding 3'-5' exonuclease; protein product: MSNWHHELGVFDLETTGVDVESARIVTAHVGLLGENGEVRHGRYWLLDPEVEIPAEATAVHGITTELAREKGMDAGAGVDAIVDQLRRLFDRGIPVVAYNAPYDFTLLDREARRHGVEPLHSPGPIIDPLVIDRAVDRYRPGKRTLTVTATHYGVELIAAHDAGADAIAAGRLAQALAQRHAEELAMGALELHTKQVDWCREQAADFQEYMRRARDPEFTASGAWPVHAWPA